One stretch of Hevea brasiliensis isolate MT/VB/25A 57/8 chromosome 12, ASM3005281v1, whole genome shotgun sequence DNA includes these proteins:
- the LOC110659571 gene encoding thioredoxin Y2, chloroplastic isoform X2 — MAISSFSASTISSLKTPQSQWSAANLTSLSSLKFPVQLQRLQFGIRGISSPSRSRIFSLVAAKKQTFSSFDELLANTDKPVLVDFYATWCGPCQFMGPILDEVSAVLKDKIQVVKIDTEKYPSIADKYRIEALPTFILFKDGKPYDRFEGALTKDQFVERIENSLQVKQ; from the exons ATGGCGATTTCTTCTTTCTCGGCTTCAACAATTTCTTCTTTGAAGACACCGCAGTCACAGTGGAGTGCTGCCAATTTGACTTCTTTGTCTTCACTGAAGTTTCCAGTGCAGCTTCAGAGGCTTCAGTTTGGGATCAGAGGGATTTCCTCTCCTTCTAGGTCTCGAATTTTTTCTCTG GTTGCAGCAAAGAAGCAAACATTTTCCTCCTTTGATGAGTTGTTGGCAAATACCGACAAACCAGTGTTGGTTGACTTCTACGCAACCTG GTGTGGTCCTTGCCAGTTTATGGGTCCTATTCTTGATGAAGTCAGTGCCGTCCTGAAAGACAAAATCCAGGTGGTGAAAATTGATACTGAGAAGTACCCTAGCATTGCTGACAAATACAGAATAGAGGCATTGCCTACATTTATCTTATTTAAGGATGGGAAACCTTATGATCGCTTC GAGGGTGCTTTGACTAAAGATCAATTTGTTGAACGCATCGAAAATTCACTGCAAGTGAAGCAATA G
- the LOC110659571 gene encoding thioredoxin Y2, chloroplastic isoform X1 has protein sequence MAISSFSASTISSLKTPQSQWSAANLTSLSSLKFPVQLQRLQFGIRGISSPSRSRIFSLVAAKKQTFSSFDELLANTDKPVLVDFYATWCGPCQFMGPILDEVSAVLKDKIQVVKIDTEKYPSIADKYRIEALPTFILFKDGKPYDRFEGALTKDQFVERIENSLQVKQ, from the exons ATGGCGATTTCTTCTTTCTCGGCTTCAACAATTTCTTCTTTGAAGACACCGCAGTCACAGTGGAGTGCTGCCAATTTGACTTCTTTGTCTTCACTGAAGTTTCCAGTGCAGCTTCAGAGGCTTCAGTTTGGGATCAGAGGGATTTCCTCTCCTTCTAGGTCTCGAATTTTTTCTCTG GTTGCAGCAAAGAAGCAAACATTTTCCTCCTTTGATGAGTTGTTGGCAAATACCGACAAACCAGTGTTGGTTGACTTCTACGCAACCTG GTGTGGTCCTTGCCAGTTTATGGGTCCTATTCTTGATGAAGTCAGTGCCGTCCTGAAAGACAAAATCCAGGTGGTGAAAATTGATACTGAGAAGTACCCTAGCATTGCTGACAAATACAGAATAGAGGCATTGCCTACATTTATCTTATTTAAGGATGGGAAACCTTATGATCGCTTC GAGGGTGCTTTGACTAAAGATCAATTTGTTGAACGCATCGAAAATTCACTGCAAGTGAAGCAATAG